A genomic segment from Halomonas sp. GD1P12 encodes:
- the gpM gene encoding phage terminase small subunit, translating into MKSPARKHFERVTAAKAAGAAKPGQPQTGEQYELHAAALYEARRTLKGIKSIQAKIEKKREVLPDFLPYVDGVLAEGAGAKDDVLMTMMIWCIDIGEFGKALEIGTYAVKHDLDTPDQYDRDTVSILAEEIAEGVKAQLEQEGADADALANVMARTVATVGDHDMHDQIKAKLHKSYGYALRAADDHEGALAQLKEALALNERIGVKQDIQQLERLIKNAGGKASA; encoded by the coding sequence ATGAAAAGCCCCGCTCGCAAGCACTTCGAGCGCGTCACCGCCGCGAAAGCGGCGGGGGCCGCCAAGCCCGGCCAGCCCCAAACCGGCGAGCAATACGAGCTCCACGCCGCCGCGCTCTACGAAGCCCGCCGCACGCTCAAGGGCATCAAATCGATTCAAGCCAAGATCGAGAAAAAGCGCGAAGTGCTGCCGGACTTCCTGCCCTACGTCGACGGCGTGCTCGCCGAAGGCGCCGGAGCCAAAGACGACGTGCTCATGACGATGATGATCTGGTGCATCGACATCGGCGAATTCGGAAAAGCCCTCGAGATTGGAACCTACGCCGTGAAACACGACCTCGACACGCCCGACCAGTACGATCGCGACACGGTGAGCATCCTCGCCGAAGAGATCGCCGAAGGCGTGAAAGCGCAGCTCGAGCAGGAAGGCGCCGACGCCGACGCCCTCGCAAACGTCATGGCCCGCACCGTCGCCACCGTCGGCGACCACGACATGCACGATCAGATCAAGGCGAAGCTCCACAAGAGCTACGGCTACGCCCTGCGCGCCGCCGACGATCACGAAGGCGCGCTCGCGCAGCTGAAAGAAGCCCTCGCGCTCAACGAGCGCATCGGCGTCAAGCAGGACATCCAGCAGCTCGAACGCCTTATCAAGAACGCTGGTGGCAAGGCAAGCGCCTAG
- a CDS encoding head completion/stabilization protein, with protein MNASGPYNTNAPSPTLEPITNNGFWPDIDPSAFRDEERVTGVTDVRIRQSLRAATADINRQLADYQCEQLDAGRMAWDAIPPEPWQSPGDIELLYLRAVYAQAQADLLERYRDHSATTKGDERGEAKDLAADDYRADAREAIAELTGRRHTTVELI; from the coding sequence ATGAATGCAAGCGGGCCTTACAACACGAACGCCCCCAGCCCCACGCTGGAGCCCATTACCAACAACGGCTTCTGGCCCGACATCGACCCCAGCGCCTTCCGCGACGAAGAGCGCGTCACCGGCGTGACCGACGTGCGTATCCGGCAATCGCTGCGCGCCGCCACCGCCGACATCAACCGCCAACTCGCCGACTACCAGTGCGAGCAGCTCGACGCCGGACGCATGGCGTGGGACGCGATCCCGCCCGAGCCGTGGCAGTCCCCCGGCGACATCGAGTTGCTCTACCTGCGCGCCGTCTACGCCCAGGCCCAGGCGGATCTCCTCGAGCGCTACCGCGACCACTCGGCGACCACCAAGGGCGACGAGCGCGGCGAAGCCAAGGATCTCGCCGCCGACGACTACCGCGCCGACGCCCGCGAGGCCATCGCCGAGCTCACCGGCCGCCGGCACACCACCGTCGAGCTGATATGA
- a CDS encoding tail protein X, whose protein sequence is MNRLIRAHQGETVDALLYRVYGKTAAITEQTLQLNPHLADQGPVLKEGTPVTLPPPPDTRETVKPKIQLWS, encoded by the coding sequence ATGAACCGGCTCATTCGCGCCCACCAGGGCGAGACGGTCGACGCCCTGCTCTACCGCGTCTACGGCAAAACCGCAGCGATCACCGAGCAAACGCTACAGCTCAACCCGCACCTCGCCGACCAGGGCCCGGTGCTGAAAGAGGGAACCCCGGTCACGCTACCGCCGCCGCCGGACACCCGCGAAACCGTCAAACCAAAAATCCAGCTCTGGAGCTGA
- a CDS encoding phage holin family protein, whose amino-acid sequence MAEPSTMAAAGTASLAAVVIGLLPGIDANAVVGAFCGATLFVISAKELGLLERAAYLFISFCVGYLGGPATLGGMLEHSAVAAFIASAVSVTAGLRAIEGVKTLDLKAWLGGRK is encoded by the coding sequence ATGGCCGAACCATCCACCATGGCCGCCGCCGGAACCGCCAGCCTCGCCGCCGTGGTGATCGGCCTGCTACCCGGCATCGATGCCAACGCCGTCGTCGGCGCCTTTTGCGGCGCCACGCTCTTCGTCATCAGCGCCAAGGAACTCGGGCTCCTCGAGCGCGCGGCGTACCTGTTCATCAGTTTTTGCGTGGGGTACCTCGGCGGCCCCGCCACCCTCGGCGGCATGCTCGAGCATTCAGCCGTCGCGGCGTTCATCGCATCCGCCGTATCCGTCACCGCCGGGCTGCGAGCGATCGAGGGAGTCAAAACGCTCGACCTCAAGGCCTGGCTCGGAGGCCGCAAGTGA
- a CDS encoding phage holin family protein produces the protein MTIAYAITLGAALIVIARLLTFRRRAGRYRPGVAFTAWAIIAVTTCLAIFGPPPNEVARWLIAAAMVALAIGLLRTGGNVAHLIRPLRRL, from the coding sequence GTGACCATCGCCTACGCCATCACGCTGGGCGCCGCGCTGATCGTGATTGCGCGGCTGCTCACCTTCCGCCGCCGCGCCGGGCGCTACCGCCCCGGCGTCGCCTTCACCGCTTGGGCGATCATCGCCGTCACGACCTGCCTCGCGATTTTCGGCCCGCCACCCAATGAAGTCGCCCGCTGGCTCATCGCCGCCGCCATGGTCGCGCTCGCCATCGGCCTGCTACGCACCGGCGGCAACGTCGCCCATCTTATCCGCCCCCTACGGAGGCTCTAA
- a CDS encoding N-acetylmuramidase family protein translates to MLLRHGSIGPSVTALQRELTRAGYPVSIDGDFGPNTERAVRLYQRDHGLVADGIAGPKTRAALHGQQSGQMLRQIDLVNAAQRLGVELAAVMAVNEVESRGKGFHLGGPRNGQPVILFERHIMRRQLQHHGINPVPYQRTQPDIVNASPGGYVGGYREHSRRERAAEIHDAASIEAASWGLFQIMGFHWQRLGYASAAHYAVEMSTDEANQMVAFVRFIEADRAIHAALRRRDWADFARRYNGPNYAANDYDTKLAAAYRRHAQELRQAA, encoded by the coding sequence ATGCTGCTACGCCACGGCTCCATCGGTCCCAGCGTCACCGCGCTACAACGCGAACTCACTAGAGCCGGGTATCCGGTCAGCATCGACGGCGACTTCGGCCCCAACACCGAGCGCGCCGTCCGCCTTTATCAACGTGACCACGGTCTGGTGGCCGACGGCATCGCTGGACCCAAAACCCGCGCCGCGCTGCACGGCCAGCAAAGCGGCCAGATGCTCCGCCAGATCGACCTCGTCAACGCCGCCCAGCGCCTCGGCGTCGAACTCGCCGCCGTCATGGCCGTGAACGAAGTCGAAAGCCGCGGCAAGGGATTCCACCTCGGCGGCCCCCGTAACGGCCAGCCGGTCATCCTGTTCGAACGCCACATCATGCGCCGCCAACTGCAACACCACGGCATCAACCCGGTGCCCTACCAGCGCACCCAGCCCGATATCGTCAACGCCAGCCCCGGCGGCTACGTGGGCGGCTACCGCGAACACAGCCGACGCGAACGCGCCGCAGAGATCCACGACGCCGCCTCGATCGAGGCCGCGAGCTGGGGGCTTTTCCAAATCATGGGATTCCACTGGCAGCGCCTGGGCTACGCCTCCGCCGCTCACTACGCCGTTGAAATGAGCACCGACGAAGCCAATCAAATGGTCGCCTTCGTCCGCTTCATCGAAGCCGACCGCGCGATCCACGCCGCCCTGCGCCGCCGCGACTGGGCCGACTTCGCCCGCCGCTACAACGGCCCCAACTACGCCGCGAACGACTACGACACCAAACTCGCCGCCGCCTACCGCCGTCACGCTCAGGAACTGAGGCAAGCGGCATGA
- a CDS encoding phage tail protein codes for MIKLQSLRQHLLGAVAELRRNPECLHTFVNDGRIKFARGQNLSHQYTVDAQILITDYTGSLDTVMIPLLQWLNTYQPDLPEDEAVQIEAEILNNTHWDLALTVRLTERVVAKVDCDTGRIDTEHRMPAYPVDACPAKRWQLNIKHPGNADYTLEAEWDSPA; via the coding sequence ATGATCAAACTCCAATCCCTCCGCCAGCACCTGCTCGGCGCCGTCGCCGAGCTGCGCCGCAACCCCGAATGCCTCCACACCTTCGTCAACGACGGCCGCATCAAATTCGCTCGGGGCCAAAACCTCAGCCACCAGTACACGGTGGACGCCCAGATCCTCATCACCGACTACACCGGCAGCCTCGACACGGTCATGATTCCGCTCTTGCAGTGGCTCAACACCTACCAGCCGGATCTACCGGAAGATGAAGCCGTCCAGATCGAAGCCGAGATTCTGAACAACACCCACTGGGACCTCGCGCTAACCGTGCGCCTCACCGAGCGCGTCGTCGCCAAGGTCGACTGCGACACCGGCCGCATCGACACCGAGCACCGCATGCCCGCCTACCCGGTCGACGCCTGCCCGGCCAAGCGTTGGCAGTTGAACATCAAACACCCCGGCAACGCCGACTACACGCTCGAAGCCGAATGGGATAGCCCCGCATGA